CACctgaaagatttcccacattcactgcactcataaggtttttctcctgtgtgaattctCCTGTGCTTAAAAAGGTGACCATGGCatttaaaagatttcccacattcactgcactcatacggtttttctccagtgtgaactctctgatgttcaGTGAGGTTGGACCTATGACTGAAAGTCTTGCCACAATCattacactcatatggcttttccccagtgtgaactctaTGGTGCTGATTAAGTACAGAGGTATACCTAAATGACTTCCCACACTcactacacacatagggcttttcaCCAATGTGAAGTCTGTGGTATTGATTGAGGTTAGTCTTATATCCGAAGGCCTTCCCACtatcactacactcatatggcttttctccactgTGAACTTTCGTATGTCGAATGAGGTTAGAGATTCCTCTAAAAATTTTTCTGGATTTGTTCCATTCATCGTTCACTTCTCCAGAACAGACGCTCTGTTGAACAACTTTCTGGTTATGGCTGGCTGCATTTTCACATTGATCCCACTGGTTATGAccttttccactgagaaatttctgggaaatctcactGCCACTGTGTGGCTCCTCAGTGTCGAgaggggcctggagctggagaagctctgaggtggCTGGCAAGtcttccccaacctccctcctgGATGAAGGCAGCCCTGATAAGTAGaagctgcagctggtcacaaacgAGGCCCTGTCCACAGCTTCTTTccagggcttctctccactggcttccctctgttgCTGACGAGGGATTGCACTGAAACAAAAGTCTCTCACACATGCGTCCCTGAAGGTTTTCTGCTCAAGGTACGCTGCttgtgactcagtcaggtgcagaATGTCTTTgaacacagagaaacaccgctTACACACATGGGtcctctgggttgctggctctgtCTTAGACACCCTGACCTGTGACGCTCCTTCTGCAGATACACTGtgctcagaacaggcctcctCATCATCCGTTTTATGACAACAACCTAAAAGCAGAGAAATGAGGAGGAAATGGATGTTGACTACGGTGATAAGGGAAGTTCCATTACAAAAATATGTTACACATCATACATGCGTTCCATGCAATTGTCTGAAAATAACAGATGTGCTGGAAGGATTTATCAAAGGCTCCAGTAAAGTTCTGGAACTCTGAATATCATAAAACAAGGAAAGCCTCACTAAGAATATGACACAAAAATGGCAAGCACCACATAGAATTGAAGCATGATCATCAGCTCCTTCTTCTGCTAACagtgttcagcagggcttgtgtgCTGGTGACATGGGCAAGCTGTGCAGAAGGTTGCTTATGTCTTATTCCTAATAAAATTCAAGAGCAGAGGTTCTAGGAGTACTTAAGCATgtatgtgcacctcataacacatgtgcaggtccATGTAGGAGAATATAgcacagggagcagtgcccaggGACAGGTGATGTAAAAAGTGACAAAGGTGAAGATAGCCAAAAGACATGACGATACAGATGAAATGATCAATCATCAAAATGTCAATAACGgtaaagaaaatgtagaaataaggTGTGGACAAATGCATCTGCACCTAAAGATGGTCAAACACAAGTGGGTTCCTGGTGTGATCTGAAAGAATCCCTCATGTGATACTTACCCCCAGTTTCCACTCAGTAGTATCAGGCCTCATCAGAGACCATCTTGCCAGTTCACCCTGACACAAAATACAGGTTTCTCCATGCACCTTCTACTCCATAAATACATACAACCTAAATATTCAGAGTATTAATGAAAGACAAGGGAGGTAGGCAGCCAGCACTAACCCAGAGTAATTCGGAATGCCATAGTATTCAGGAAaggaaatattacaaacaacaatTGATGTAGGATGTTACAAGTACAGCTACGGTTCATGTAAGTAGAGATGATAACCTGGCACAGGCTGTCACAAAGCGCCTTACCTGGATGAATGGTGTAGAAGTGGAAGCCATGAGGACATTGTCACCTTCCCAGGAAGAGAAAGTTCAAAGTGGGTCCCATTAAGCTCATTGCAAGACT
This is a stretch of genomic DNA from Myotis daubentonii chromosome 15, mMyoDau2.1, whole genome shotgun sequence. It encodes these proteins:
- the LOC132217223 gene encoding zinc finger protein OZF-like, which encodes MASTSTPFIQKTFRDACVRDFCFSAIPRQQQREASGEKPWKEAVDRASFVTSCSFYLSGLPSSRREVGEDLPATSELLQLQAPLDTEEPHSGSEISQKFLSGKGHNQWDQCENAASHNQKVVQQSVCSGEVNDEWNKSRKIFRGISNLIRHTKVHSGEKPYECSDSGKAFGYKTNLNQYHRLHIGEKPYVCSECGKSFRYTSVLNQHHRVHTGEKPYECNDCGKTFSHRSNLTEHQRVHTGEKPYECSECGKSFKCHGHLFKHRRIHTGEKPYECSECGKSFRCHSHLYTHRSIHTGEKPYVCRECGKSFRYISVLNQHQRVHTGEKPYECTNCGKTFSHRSNLTEHQRVHTGEKPYECSECGKSFRCHGNLFAHRRIHTGEKPYECSECGQSFRHRNTLTKHQGVHTGEKPYECTECAQSFRHRNTLTKHQRVHTGEKPYECSECGKSFRRRHSLTEHQRIHTGEKPYECSECGKFFRCHSNLFAHKRVHTGERPHECIECGKSFSQKSHLLRHLIVHNGEKL